Proteins encoded within one genomic window of Acidobacteriota bacterium:
- a CDS encoding DUF1844 domain-containing protein has translation MGEEKKPSFRVSDRRLFNSDGTPREVQEAPESEVGATQTTSISTDAPTQSITPPVPSTARSTVSPGFDEIEPVEDPRFSDFILSLAGQAMMCLGMVNPGYGPVEVDLGTAHHLIQVLDMLTIKTRNNLAREESQVLNEVLHNLKDRFAAMTGEPLQ, from the coding sequence ATGGGCGAGGAAAAGAAACCCTCATTTCGAGTCAGTGACCGCCGCTTATTTAATTCAGACGGCACACCTCGGGAAGTACAAGAAGCTCCAGAATCTGAAGTTGGGGCGACTCAGACAACTTCAATTTCAACAGATGCGCCAACTCAATCAATCACCCCTCCTGTCCCATCCACTGCACGTTCAACAGTTTCTCCTGGGTTTGATGAAATAGAGCCCGTTGAAGACCCCAGATTCTCTGACTTTATCTTGAGTTTGGCCGGCCAGGCCATGATGTGTTTAGGGATGGTCAATCCCGGCTATGGCCCGGTTGAAGTTGACCTTGGCACCGCTCATCACCTGATTCAGGTGCTCGACATGCTCACCATCAAGACCCGAAATAACCTGGCGCGCGAAGAGTCTCAAGTTCTCAATGAGGTGTTGCACAACCTGAAAGATCGCTTTGCCGCCATGACGGGAGAACCTCTGCAATGA